Proteins co-encoded in one Synergistes jonesii genomic window:
- a CDS encoding glucosaminidase domain-containing protein, with the protein MPEAYKFLRLCALLGCALFLAAAMPAFEASAFTTMDFYRAAQRYKAVNAFGAAVHCAHETGDWRSRLWRDGRNGAGIKANRAWVALGMPCIEVYSGEEIGGKSVAVRSSFRKYKTIDKFLRDYSRKVRDDYPLSARCYKNIWGYICGLYLGKNGRWATDGKYFQKLTKKAVQLAPEIYGPLWRKRLHSQLENARGFKILQKWQEDVILSALRGEEVL; encoded by the coding sequence ATGCCTGAAGCGTATAAATTTTTACGCCTGTGCGCCCTTTTGGGCTGCGCGCTTTTCCTTGCCGCCGCGATGCCGGCGTTTGAGGCGAGCGCCTTCACGACGATGGATTTTTACCGGGCCGCGCAGCGCTATAAGGCCGTGAACGCGTTCGGCGCGGCGGTCCACTGCGCGCACGAGACCGGCGACTGGCGGAGCAGGCTGTGGCGCGATGGGCGCAACGGCGCCGGGATAAAGGCGAACAGGGCGTGGGTCGCTCTCGGGATGCCTTGCATTGAGGTCTACAGCGGCGAGGAGATCGGCGGGAAGAGCGTCGCTGTGCGTTCCTCCTTCCGCAAATACAAAACGATAGACAAATTCCTTAGAGACTACTCGCGCAAAGTCCGCGACGATTACCCTCTCTCAGCCCGCTGCTATAAAAACATCTGGGGCTATATCTGCGGCCTCTATCTCGGGAAGAACGGCAGATGGGCGACGGATGGGAAATATTTCCAAAAGCTCACGAAAAAAGCCGTTCAACTCGCGCCGGAGATATACGGGCCGTTGTGGCGAAAGAGGCTCCATTCTCAGCTTGAAAACGCCAGAGGCTTCAAGATTCTGCAGAAGTGGCAGGAGGATGTGATCTTGTCGGCGCTGAGAGGGGAGGAGGTCCTATGA
- the acpS gene encoding holo-ACP synthase has translation MIRGIGIDICDIERMKKALSRGGFAERVFSPAEIDYAGEGEAAAAHFAAAFAAREALAKAGGWGLASIGLGACEVLRSESGPAFNFSGEFRRRLEERGVKRVFLSITHEAGVAAAVVVLEGD, from the coding sequence ATGATTCGCGGAATAGGCATAGATATCTGCGACATTGAGAGGATGAAAAAGGCCCTTTCGCGCGGGGGCTTCGCCGAGCGTGTTTTTTCGCCGGCAGAGATCGACTACGCCGGCGAAGGCGAGGCGGCGGCCGCCCATTTTGCCGCGGCGTTCGCGGCGCGCGAGGCCCTCGCGAAGGCGGGAGGCTGGGGGCTTGCCTCTATCGGGCTCGGCGCGTGCGAGGTGCTGCGCAGCGAGAGTGGCCCGGCTTTTAATTTCAGCGGGGAATTCAGGCGCCGTCTTGAGGAGCGCGGCGTGAAGCGCGTTTTTCTTTCGATCACGCATGAAGCGGGAGTCGCTGCGGCCGTGGTCGTCTTGGAGGGAGATTGA
- a CDS encoding bifunctional ADP-dependent NAD(P)H-hydrate dehydratase/NAD(P)H-hydrate epimerase, producing MQKYYFPADIRRADVIAAEECGVPSVVLMENAAKSAAREAGLLADGARGPFVVLAGVGNNGGDGFAAARHLLIGGADVVVLKCADDGRYKNDAAVNLSILRRLKSEKLRICDTPEMTDAEISALLDEAACVIDGLLGTGTTGAPRKEAARLLALLDGYENIVALDIPSGIDPASGAVYEPCAKAAVTVTFLAPKFGMAFEPAKSVCGKVVTADIGVPPFALLPEEPALTLLTGGDMRGFMPELPRDVHKTQRGNVLIIAGSAEYRGAPLLVARGALRAGAGLVFLAVPEFIAPYSSEKLPEAIVVPLAVKGGEILSRDAENVLSEIAPKCASVVAGPGCGRSDGADELFVWLWHRCALPMLLDADMLWFFARHRAELPPRGDVLLTPHSAEAGRILGMSAAEVDSQRAECARKLTYKTGNALLKGRDTLVASGCSLKMIGAGSPVLAVPGSGDTLSGIIGAFIASGMSVGDAAAAGALAHATAGEALEAKRGVRGTLATEIADEIPSILR from the coding sequence ATGCAGAAATATTATTTTCCGGCCGATATCCGCAGGGCGGACGTCATAGCGGCAGAGGAGTGCGGCGTGCCTTCCGTCGTGCTGATGGAAAACGCCGCGAAGAGCGCGGCGCGCGAAGCGGGGCTTTTGGCGGACGGCGCGCGCGGCCCCTTCGTCGTGTTGGCGGGCGTAGGGAATAACGGCGGTGACGGCTTTGCCGCGGCACGCCATCTTCTGATAGGCGGCGCCGATGTCGTCGTTTTGAAGTGCGCCGACGATGGAAGGTACAAAAACGACGCCGCCGTCAATTTATCGATTCTGCGCAGGCTGAAAAGCGAAAAGCTGAGAATCTGCGACACTCCGGAAATGACTGATGCAGAAATATCGGCGTTGCTCGACGAAGCCGCTTGTGTGATTGACGGACTTCTCGGCACCGGTACGACGGGAGCGCCAAGGAAGGAAGCGGCGCGGCTTCTTGCGCTGCTTGATGGATACGAAAATATCGTCGCGCTCGACATTCCTTCTGGCATAGATCCTGCGAGCGGCGCCGTTTACGAGCCCTGCGCGAAGGCCGCCGTAACGGTGACGTTCCTCGCGCCTAAGTTCGGAATGGCCTTTGAACCGGCTAAGTCCGTCTGTGGTAAGGTAGTCACCGCCGACATAGGGGTGCCGCCCTTTGCGCTTCTGCCGGAGGAACCTGCCCTCACTCTGCTGACGGGCGGGGATATGAGAGGCTTCATGCCGGAGCTGCCGAGGGACGTTCACAAGACGCAGCGCGGGAACGTGCTCATAATAGCCGGGAGCGCGGAATACAGAGGGGCCCCTCTGCTTGTGGCGCGCGGCGCGCTGCGCGCCGGAGCGGGGCTTGTCTTTCTAGCAGTACCCGAATTCATAGCGCCTTACTCGTCGGAAAAACTGCCGGAGGCCATCGTCGTTCCTCTTGCGGTGAAAGGCGGCGAAATATTGAGCAGGGACGCCGAGAACGTGCTTTCCGAAATAGCGCCGAAGTGCGCCTCCGTCGTCGCGGGCCCCGGATGCGGCCGTTCCGACGGCGCCGATGAATTATTTGTCTGGCTGTGGCATCGCTGCGCCCTGCCTATGCTGCTCGACGCGGACATGCTATGGTTCTTCGCGCGCCATAGAGCAGAACTGCCGCCGCGTGGGGACGTCCTTCTCACGCCGCACAGCGCGGAAGCCGGACGGATTCTCGGAATGTCGGCCGCGGAGGTCGACTCGCAGAGGGCGGAGTGCGCGCGCAAGCTCACGTATAAGACGGGAAACGCGCTGCTGAAGGGAAGGGACACGCTCGTCGCGTCCGGCTGCAGCCTGAAAATGATAGGGGCCGGCTCTCCTGTCCTTGCCGTGCCGGGCTCCGGCGACACGTTGAGCGGCATAATAGGCGCGTTCATAGCCTCCGGCATGTCCGTCGGCGACGCGGCCGCGGCGGGCGCGCTCGCGCACGCCACGGCCGGCGAAGCGCTTGAAGCGAAGCGCGGCGTGCGCGGGACTCTTGCGACGGAGATAGCGGATGAAATTCCGTCGATACTCAGATAA
- the tsaE gene encoding tRNA (adenosine(37)-N6)-threonylcarbamoyltransferase complex ATPase subunit type 1 TsaE, producing the protein MKFRRYSDNSFSAATSSPEETFSLGETLGENICPGLLLLLKGTLGMGKTKFTQGIGAALGAFGVKSPTFVIMREYDVGAPFLHVDLYRIDDEAEIESLGIEEYLEEGFAAAVEWAEKWKNPPNECRIDVEFAGNGENRLLTFTLRGEEARGTFEALAENIEKGSQTEEF; encoded by the coding sequence ATGAAATTCCGTCGATACTCAGATAATTCTTTTTCGGCGGCGACTTCGTCGCCGGAGGAGACCTTCTCTCTCGGCGAGACGCTCGGCGAGAATATATGCCCGGGGCTGCTGCTGCTGCTGAAGGGGACTCTGGGGATGGGGAAGACGAAATTCACACAGGGTATCGGCGCAGCGCTCGGAGCGTTCGGTGTCAAGAGTCCGACGTTCGTCATCATGCGCGAATACGACGTAGGTGCGCCTTTCCTGCACGTCGACCTTTACCGTATAGACGACGAGGCTGAGATCGAGTCGCTCGGCATAGAGGAATATCTCGAAGAGGGCTTCGCCGCGGCTGTAGAGTGGGCGGAGAAATGGAAAAACCCGCCTAACGAATGCCGCATCGACGTCGAATTCGCGGGAAACGGAGAGAATCGCCTGCTTACCTTCACGCTGCGCGGCGAAGAGGCGCGCGGAACCTTCGAAGCGCTTGCCGAAAATATAGAGAAGGGCTCACAAACGGAGGAATTTTAA
- the tsaB gene encoding tRNA (adenosine(37)-N6)-threonylcarbamoyltransferase complex dimerization subunit type 1 TsaB: MITLAVECSGRWTNVGLASGGRILSERNEKLGRKQSEELPILVDEVLAEACLKLSDVDLIAVGTGPGYYTGIRAGTAYGAALAEALGLKVAPLSSLKAFIWDIKDEYRSVAPVFKARRGYCYAAVYAGGEELAAPSFLSEAGLVVMLKDYPDAVVVTPDIGHLAALRESGREIVERESASGGAAALLGEACASSAEEPRKISGNYLRAPDIGPIE, from the coding sequence ATGATAACGCTTGCGGTGGAGTGTTCCGGGCGCTGGACCAACGTCGGCCTCGCGTCAGGGGGCAGGATACTCTCGGAGCGCAACGAAAAGCTCGGCAGGAAACAGTCGGAGGAACTGCCGATATTGGTGGACGAGGTCCTCGCCGAAGCGTGCTTGAAGCTGTCCGACGTAGATCTGATAGCGGTGGGCACGGGGCCGGGCTATTATACGGGCATACGCGCCGGCACGGCGTACGGCGCGGCGCTCGCCGAAGCCCTCGGCCTTAAAGTCGCGCCCCTCTCTTCCCTTAAAGCTTTCATTTGGGATATTAAAGACGAATACAGGAGCGTCGCGCCGGTTTTCAAGGCACGGCGCGGCTACTGCTACGCGGCGGTCTACGCCGGAGGAGAGGAACTCGCCGCGCCGTCGTTCCTTTCCGAAGCAGGGCTTGTCGTCATGCTGAAGGATTATCCCGACGCGGTGGTAGTGACGCCGGACATAGGGCATTTGGCGGCGCTGCGCGAAAGCGGCCGCGAAATAGTAGAGCGCGAGAGCGCGTCCGGCGGCGCGGCCGCTCTGCTTGGCGAAGCGTGCGCCTCCAGCGCGGAAGAGCCGCGGAAGATAAGCGGAAATTATCTTCGCGCTCCGGATATCGGTCCAATAGAATAA
- a CDS encoding 4Fe-4S dicluster domain-containing protein, translated as MAKKFNIEIVEKWCKGCGLCIAICPRKVLELNDQVKSVAVRPEDCIGCRQCENICPDMAVTVKERE; from the coding sequence TTGGCGAAGAAGTTCAACATCGAAATTGTAGAGAAATGGTGCAAAGGATGTGGCCTCTGTATCGCTATATGCCCCAGGAAGGTTCTTGAACTCAACGATCAGGTTAAGAGCGTAGCGGTTCGTCCGGAAGATTGCATTGGCTGCCGCCAGTGCGAAAACATCTGCCCGGATATGGCAGTCACTGTTAAGGAGCGTGAATGA
- a CDS encoding 2-oxoacid:acceptor oxidoreductase subunit alpha has protein sequence MAQNEFWQGNKAIAMGAIAAGCRFFGGYPITPSTEVMETMSEELPKLGGKFVQMEDEIGGIASALGASIAGKKAMTASSGPGISLKQELLGFGYIAEIPIVVADIMRGGPSTGLPTKVSQADVMQAKWGTHGDHGTIAYAPCSIPECYTITIKAFNMAERFRQPVLVMADEVIGHMREKITIPEPGTYKIVDRKKPTVAPDDFIPYRADADDVPPMPAFGDGYRWHVTGLTTNEWGFPTNDAPDIGLKANRIVRKVERFRDEIVEYREDFMDDAEIVVVSYGSVSRSSLRAIRELREQGVKVGHFRPITLWPFPDKEIAAFSKRVKRIIVPELNAGQMVREVERAVKANCEVIAKNLINGELYKPAEIMSFIKEVA, from the coding sequence ATGGCCCAGAATGAATTCTGGCAGGGTAATAAAGCGATAGCGATGGGCGCTATCGCCGCCGGATGCAGATTCTTCGGCGGCTATCCTATCACCCCGTCAACAGAAGTAATGGAAACTATGTCGGAGGAGCTTCCGAAGCTCGGCGGCAAATTCGTCCAGATGGAAGACGAAATCGGCGGAATCGCCTCAGCTCTCGGCGCCTCTATCGCAGGCAAAAAAGCGATGACGGCAAGCTCCGGCCCCGGCATCTCCCTCAAGCAGGAACTCCTCGGCTTCGGCTACATCGCTGAAATCCCCATCGTAGTCGCCGACATAATGCGCGGCGGCCCTTCGACGGGGCTTCCGACGAAAGTTTCCCAGGCCGACGTCATGCAGGCCAAATGGGGGACACACGGCGACCACGGAACGATCGCTTACGCGCCGTGCTCGATTCCTGAGTGCTACACGATAACGATCAAAGCCTTCAACATGGCCGAGCGTTTCCGCCAGCCCGTTCTCGTCATGGCCGACGAGGTTATCGGACATATGCGCGAGAAGATAACGATTCCAGAGCCCGGAACGTATAAAATAGTAGACCGTAAGAAGCCGACGGTTGCGCCGGACGATTTCATCCCTTACCGTGCTGACGCCGACGACGTTCCTCCGATGCCGGCCTTCGGCGACGGTTATCGTTGGCATGTAACTGGACTTACGACGAATGAGTGGGGCTTCCCGACGAACGACGCGCCCGACATCGGCCTCAAGGCGAACAGAATCGTCCGCAAGGTCGAGCGCTTCCGCGACGAGATCGTCGAATACAGAGAAGACTTTATGGATGACGCCGAGATTGTCGTCGTCTCCTACGGCTCGGTATCCCGCTCGTCGCTCCGCGCTATCCGCGAGCTCCGCGAGCAGGGCGTGAAGGTCGGGCATTTCCGTCCCATCACTCTGTGGCCCTTCCCGGATAAAGAAATAGCCGCGTTCTCGAAGAGAGTGAAGCGCATCATCGTTCCGGAGCTCAACGCCGGACAGATGGTTCGCGAAGTCGAGAGGGCCGTCAAGGCGAACTGCGAGGTCATCGCGAAAAACCTTATCAACGGCGAGCTATACAAGCCGGCTGAGATCATGTCCTTCATCAAGGAGGTGGCGTAA
- a CDS encoding thiamine pyrophosphate-dependent enzyme, protein MPREDVKKLLRTKFMPHIWCPGCGHGIIMHAILRAIGDLKIPKEKVCISSGIGCSSRMPGYIDACTLHTAHGRSLAFATGVKMANPELTIVNVMGDGDGTAIGGNHFIHACRRNIGIAAIVMNNNIYGMTGGQASPTTPEGAFAATAPYGSIDPTFDVCKLAAGAGATYVARTTVANPIQCEQFIKNAIEHQKKGFAVVEIVTYCHTQFGRKNKRSRPTDNIKWLKEHTVLKAQADKMTPEELEGKLIVGEFVNIENAREYTDRYNDVIARAQAKN, encoded by the coding sequence ATGCCACGCGAAGACGTAAAGAAACTTCTGCGCACAAAATTCATGCCCCACATATGGTGCCCGGGGTGCGGACATGGAATCATCATGCACGCGATTCTACGCGCCATCGGAGACCTTAAGATACCGAAGGAAAAGGTATGCATCTCGTCGGGCATCGGCTGCTCGAGCCGCATGCCCGGATACATAGACGCCTGCACGCTTCACACCGCTCATGGGCGTTCGCTCGCGTTCGCTACCGGCGTGAAGATGGCCAACCCTGAACTCACTATAGTCAACGTCATGGGCGACGGCGACGGCACCGCTATCGGCGGCAACCACTTCATCCACGCCTGCCGCCGTAACATCGGTATCGCCGCCATCGTTATGAACAACAACATTTACGGGATGACCGGCGGGCAGGCCTCCCCGACGACGCCGGAGGGCGCTTTCGCGGCCACCGCGCCGTACGGCTCGATCGACCCGACGTTCGACGTCTGCAAGCTCGCGGCTGGAGCCGGAGCTACATACGTCGCCCGTACGACGGTCGCCAACCCCATCCAGTGCGAGCAGTTCATCAAAAATGCCATCGAGCACCAGAAGAAGGGCTTCGCCGTCGTAGAGATCGTTACGTACTGCCATACGCAGTTCGGACGCAAGAACAAGCGCAGCCGCCCGACGGACAACATCAAGTGGCTCAAAGAGCATACGGTCCTTAAGGCGCAGGCTGATAAGATGACGCCAGAAGAACTTGAGGGCAAGCTCATCGTCGGCGAATTTGTGAACATCGAGAACGCGCGTGAGTACACGGACCGCTACAACGACGTGATAGCGCGCGCTCAGGCAAAGAATTAG
- a CDS encoding 2-oxoacid:acceptor oxidoreductase family protein encodes MGDRFEIRVAGSGGQGVILAAVILGEAAALRTEGLNSVQSQAYGPEARGGASKSEVVYDREEIDYPKASHPNLQIILTQKACDTYSHDTAKGATVIFDDFFVTNPPKLDAEVYMLPIVKTAREKLGREIVVNMVALGTAAKALEDKGLTKPQAIKDAILARVPKGTEELNEKAFDEGYKMMCEAVAARKK; translated from the coding sequence ATGGGCGATCGTTTTGAAATTCGCGTTGCTGGATCCGGCGGACAGGGAGTCATCCTCGCCGCGGTGATCCTTGGTGAAGCGGCCGCGCTCCGTACGGAAGGCCTCAATTCCGTTCAGAGCCAGGCTTACGGGCCGGAAGCCCGCGGCGGCGCGTCGAAGTCGGAGGTCGTTTACGACCGCGAGGAGATAGACTATCCGAAGGCCTCGCATCCGAACCTGCAGATAATCCTTACGCAGAAAGCCTGCGACACGTACAGCCACGATACGGCGAAAGGCGCTACGGTCATCTTCGACGACTTCTTCGTCACAAATCCTCCGAAGCTCGACGCCGAGGTCTACATGCTGCCGATCGTCAAAACGGCCCGCGAGAAGCTCGGCCGCGAGATCGTCGTCAACATGGTAGCGCTCGGCACTGCGGCGAAGGCCCTCGAAGACAAGGGACTTACGAAACCGCAGGCCATCAAGGACGCCATACTTGCCCGCGTTCCTAAAGGAACGGAAGAGCTCAACGAGAAAGCTTTCGACGAGGGCTACAAGATGATGTGTGAAGCGGTGGCCGCGAGGAAGAAATAA
- a CDS encoding DUF6672 family protein, translating to MARSVNQKKLFIRLALIVLLAVICLALFYFGREHDVLIDNRTVTIGGNEYKEIEYMNVVVDGDEEKSGEYYAGDRDMMKLKGPSHKIKVIVMDEESEKVIKTVERSLNIGAARGVMYSLPAIVAEASEIALPMPKEEAPEPDSSEESGASGSEETQPGSEEQQTPISE from the coding sequence ATGGCACGCAGCGTCAACCAAAAAAAGCTCTTCATCCGCCTCGCGCTCATAGTACTGCTCGCCGTCATCTGCCTTGCGCTCTTCTACTTCGGCAGAGAGCATGACGTGCTCATCGACAACCGGACAGTCACTATCGGCGGCAACGAATACAAGGAAATAGAATACATGAACGTAGTCGTAGACGGCGACGAGGAAAAATCCGGCGAATACTACGCCGGCGACCGCGATATGATGAAGCTCAAAGGACCGAGCCACAAGATCAAGGTAATCGTAATGGACGAAGAGAGCGAAAAAGTCATAAAGACGGTCGAGCGCAGTCTAAATATCGGCGCGGCGCGCGGCGTGATGTATTCGCTTCCGGCCATCGTCGCAGAGGCTTCCGAGATAGCGCTGCCCATGCCGAAGGAAGAGGCGCCTGAACCCGATTCCTCTGAAGAAAGCGGCGCGTCGGGCTCCGAGGAAACTCAGCCTGGCAGCGAAGAGCAGCAGACTCCCATATCCGAATAA
- a CDS encoding ABC transporter permease, with product MAKKRELKSLLADYAVPIVFIGLSAVAIPLSGFSATYLIQEMLTRLARNSFLVLSLLIPILAGMGLNFGMVLGAMAGQIGLIFVTDWAVAGWQGMLLAAIVGMPIAILLGYICGAVLNRAKGREMVTSYILGFFINGVYQLIVLYCMGNIIPISNPQLVLSRGYGIRNAINLTGLRHTLDNLIPLQIGTISVPVATYILIGAFCLFIIWFRRTKLGQDMRALGQDMAVADAAGIPVERTRIIAIVISTVLACFGQIIFLQNIGTMNTYNSHDQAGMFAIAAILIGGASVSRATITNVFVGVVLFHLMFVVSPMAGKELIGQAQLGEYFRVFVSYGIIALALVLHAWRRMRDKIEARRSLRGE from the coding sequence ATGGCGAAAAAACGTGAACTGAAAAGCCTGCTTGCGGATTATGCGGTGCCTATCGTATTCATAGGCCTATCCGCCGTGGCGATACCGCTCTCGGGCTTCTCCGCGACATATCTGATTCAGGAGATGCTGACGCGCCTGGCGAGAAACTCCTTCCTCGTACTTTCGCTGCTTATTCCGATCCTCGCTGGAATGGGGCTCAACTTCGGCATGGTCTTAGGCGCGATGGCGGGACAGATCGGGCTGATATTCGTCACCGACTGGGCAGTCGCCGGCTGGCAGGGAATGCTGCTCGCAGCGATCGTCGGCATGCCGATAGCCATCCTGCTCGGCTACATCTGCGGCGCGGTCCTCAACCGCGCAAAGGGACGCGAGATGGTAACGTCGTACATCCTCGGTTTCTTCATCAACGGCGTCTACCAGTTGATAGTCCTCTATTGCATGGGCAACATCATCCCGATATCGAACCCGCAGCTCGTGCTCTCGCGCGGATACGGCATCCGCAACGCGATCAACCTTACGGGGCTGCGCCATACGCTCGACAACTTAATTCCTTTGCAGATAGGGACGATCAGCGTGCCGGTAGCGACCTATATCTTGATAGGGGCGTTCTGCCTCTTCATCATATGGTTCCGCCGCACGAAGCTCGGGCAGGACATGCGCGCGCTGGGGCAGGATATGGCCGTCGCGGACGCCGCCGGCATCCCCGTCGAACGCACGAGAATAATAGCGATAGTGATATCGACTGTGCTCGCCTGCTTCGGACAGATAATATTCCTTCAGAACATCGGAACGATGAACACCTATAACAGCCACGACCAGGCCGGCATGTTCGCCATCGCCGCGATACTCATCGGCGGAGCGTCTGTCAGCCGCGCGACGATCACGAACGTCTTCGTCGGAGTCGTGCTCTTCCACCTGATGTTCGTCGTATCGCCGATGGCCGGCAAGGAGCTCATCGGACAGGCCCAGCTCGGGGAATATTTCCGCGTCTTCGTTTCCTACGGCATCATTGCCCTGGCGCTCGTCCTCCACGCGTGGAGGCGCATGAGGGATAAGATCGAAGCCAGACGGAGCCTGAGAGGAGAATAG
- a CDS encoding ABC transporter permease subunit, with product MKNTVQKFIEDAGWPRIIIGLFLCALFIAAPFVGVRIDASLSDTLVRVGMNGILVLAMVPMIQSGCGLNFGLPLGIISGLLGAVTSIQIGIRGGVGFLIAATIAIPIAVVLGWLYGQLLNRVKGDEMMIATYVGFSSVAVMCIAWLLLPYTSPTMIWGYGGSGLRTTISVEGFWLNALSKYVKIQIGEFFYVPVGMFVFFATIAFLVWGFFRTKVGTAMTAVGSNPEFARASGINVDRMRTLSVILSTVLGAIGILVYEQSFGFIQLYMGPFYMAFPAVAAILLGGASVNKASIINVVVGTFLFQGILTMTPSVINSVMQTDMSEVIRIIVSNGMILYALTRKVVVKR from the coding sequence ATGAAAAACACAGTGCAGAAATTTATTGAGGACGCAGGCTGGCCGAGAATAATAATCGGGCTCTTCCTGTGCGCGCTTTTTATCGCCGCGCCCTTCGTCGGCGTGCGAATCGACGCCTCTTTATCGGACACGCTGGTCCGCGTCGGCATGAACGGCATACTCGTGCTCGCGATGGTGCCGATGATTCAGTCCGGCTGCGGCCTTAATTTCGGACTTCCGCTGGGTATCATCTCAGGACTGCTCGGCGCGGTAACATCGATACAGATCGGCATCAGAGGCGGCGTGGGCTTTTTGATTGCGGCTACGATAGCGATACCGATCGCCGTCGTGCTCGGCTGGCTCTACGGCCAGCTGCTGAACCGCGTCAAAGGAGACGAAATGATGATAGCGACCTACGTCGGCTTCTCGTCGGTCGCGGTGATGTGCATCGCGTGGCTGCTGCTCCCCTACACGAGCCCTACGATGATCTGGGGCTACGGCGGTTCGGGGCTGCGCACGACGATAAGCGTGGAGGGCTTCTGGCTCAACGCGCTCAGTAAGTACGTCAAGATACAGATCGGCGAATTTTTCTACGTGCCCGTCGGGATGTTCGTCTTCTTTGCTACGATCGCCTTCCTCGTATGGGGCTTCTTCCGCACGAAGGTCGGCACCGCGATGACCGCGGTAGGCTCCAACCCTGAATTCGCGCGCGCCTCCGGCATCAACGTCGACCGCATGCGCACGCTCTCGGTCATCCTCTCGACAGTGCTGGGAGCGATAGGCATCCTGGTCTACGAACAGAGCTTCGGCTTCATCCAGCTCTACATGGGGCCGTTTTACATGGCTTTCCCCGCCGTAGCGGCGATTCTGCTCGGCGGCGCGTCGGTCAACAAGGCATCGATAATCAACGTCGTCGTCGGCACCTTCCTCTTCCAGGGCATACTGACAATGACGCCCTCCGTCATCAACAGCGTCATGCAGACGGACATGTCTGAAGTCATACGCATCATCGTCAGCAACGGCATGATACTATACGCGCTGACGAGGAAAGTGGTGGTGAAGAGATAA